The Deltaproteobacteria bacterium region CGCCGACCTGGTGGCCGTCCTCGCCCTCTACCGCCCCGGCCCGCTCGACGCGAAGCTCGACGACGGCCGCACGATGGCCGAGGTGTTCATCCAGCGGAAGTGCGGCAAGGAACCGGTCCGCTATCTCCACCCCGCGCTCGAGCCGATCCTCGCCGACACGTACGGCGTGATCGTCTACCAGGAGCAGGTGATGCAGATCGCGCAGGCGCTCGCCGGCTACTCGCTCGGCGACGCCGACAACCTGCGCCGCGCCATGGGCAAGAAGAAGAAGGAGTACATGGCGCTCGAGCGCGAGCGTTTCCTGGCCGGCGTCAAGCAACGCGGGACGGCGGAGGTGCGCCTGGCGGGCGAGATCTTCGACCAGATGGAGACCTTCGCGGCCTACGGCTTCAACAAGAGCCACTCCGCCGCCTATGCGCTCATTACCTACCAGACGGCCTACCTGAAGGCGCACTACCCGACCGAGTTCATGGCCGGGCTCCTCTCGCTCGAGGCCGGCGATGTCGACGCCACCTACAAGAACATCGCCGCGTGCCGCGAGCGCGGCATCGCCATCCTGCCGCCCGACGTCAACGCGAGCCGCGAGGATTTCACCGCCGCCGGCGACACGATCCGCTTCGGCCTGGGCGCGGTGAAGGGCGTCGGCTCGAAGGCCATCGAAGCGATCCTGGCAGCCCGAGACGAGGGCCCGTTCACGAGCATGGCCGACTTCTCTCTGCGCGTGCGCGGCCAGCTCGTCAACCGCCGGGTGATCGAGAACCTCCTCAAGTGCGGCGCCTTCGACTCGGTCGAGCGCAACCGGGCGCGCCTGCTGGCCGGGCTGGACGAGGTGATGCGCTGGGCGGCGAGCCGCGCCGAGGAGCGCGCGTCGACGCAGATCGGCCTCTTCGGGACGACGGCCGAGGCGGTCAGCCCGCCGCCGCTGCCCGCGGTGGTGCCGTGGCCCGCCGACGAGGAGCTCTCGGCCGAGCGCGAGGCGATCGGCTTCTTCATCACCGGCCATCCCCTCGATCGCTACGAGCAGGACCTGCGCAGGTTCACCACCGCCACGACGGCGACGCTGCGCACGCGCGGCCGGGAGCTGGCGCCGGGCGAGGGCGAGCGCAACGGCCGGCCCGACACCCGTCCGCGCGTCAAGCTGGGCGGCGTCATCCACTCGCTCCGCTTGAAGAACAGCCGGAAGGGCGACCGCTACGCGACCTTCGTGCTCGAGGACAGGGAGGGCGTGGTCGAGGTGATCGCCTGGCCCGACACCTACCGCCGCCACGAGGCCGTCGTCCAGGGCGGCGCGCCGGTGGTGGTCGCGGGCGCGCTCGAGATCTCCGACGAGCGCTGCCAGGTGATCGCCGACGAGATCCTCCCGCTGGCGCGCGCCCACGCCGAGGCCATCCGCCAGGTGCACGTGCGCGTCCCGCTCGCCGCCCTCGAGCGCGACGCGCTCGCGACCTTGAGAGAGGTCCTCGCCGCGCATCCGGGGCCCTGTGACGCCTTCCTCCATCTCGAGTGCACGGACGAGAGCGAGACCGTGCTCGCGCTGCCCGCGAGCCTGCGGGTCGCGGCGGGCGGCGAGATCGTGCCTGCCGTCGAGCGGGTCCTCGGGGCGGGGGTGATGTCGTTCCGATAGCCGCGCGGTCAGGCGGCCGGCGTCGACCGGCGCGAGGCGAGCGCGTCGGCCGCTTCCTTAACACAGTCCATGGGAATGACGTCGGCGAGGCCCGAGTTCTCGGTGAAGACCATGCGGGGCGTGGGGGGGTCGGTCTGCAGGCTGTAGGCGATCTCCTCGTAGGGGAGGTAGCTCCGCACCATGCCGACCAGGTAGGCCTGGTCGATCGGACGGCCGCCGGCCAGGCTGTCCGAGCGCGGCTTGACGATCACGGGCCCGCCGCTGCTGCCGGGGAAGACCGCGGCGTCGATCAGGAACGTGCGCGACGTCGCCAGGATCTCGTCGTCGAAGCGGGCGATCATCCCGGCGCGCGCGATCACGTAGTTGCGCTCGAGGCCGGACATGCCCATGGGGAAGCCGAGAACGAACAGCTCCTCGCCCGGGCCGATGTCGCGCTCCTTCATCGTCGACACGAAGGCCATGTCGGCCGGACGGAAGTAGCCGAGCTCCATCCCCGCCTCGAGGAGGACGCGGGCGTTGATGAGGACCACCGCGACGTCGACGCGCTCGTCCGGGTGGACCTCCCAGCTCCTGCTCCCGCCGCCCTTGAGCGCCAGGCGGACGCGCCGGGCCGCACCTTCCCTCGTGTTGACCCGGATCAGCAGGTCGTCCCGGCCCGCGAGCACGTGGCGGTTCGTCACCAGGAAGAGCCGGTAGTTCTCGGCGCCCGCCGCCGAGCGGTCGCCATAGTCGAGGCCGATGAAGAACCCGGTCCCGACCGTCCGGTAGCGCATGGCCTCGCCGTCGCCATGCACGGCTTCTATGGCGACGGTCGTGTCGAGATACCCGCGCGGGAGCAGGGACATGCCTCGGTTCCCTCAAGCAAGCGCCGGACCAGGCCACGAGGCCCGACGTGTGCCGCTCCGCAGCGGGCGGCGGTTCAAAATCTTGGCATCCGGGCGCGCTTGGGACAGGAATCGATCTGGTCGACAATAGGAGGAACGATGGCCGACGACACGAACGATGCCGCCACGACCGTCCTCGTCGTCGAGGACGACTTCGACCTGCGCGACGCGCTGGTCCCGATTCTCGAGTACGAGGGTCACCGGGTCGTGAGCGCCGCGAACGGCCGGGAGGCGCTCGACTGGCTGCACGCCATGCCGCCGCCCTCGCTCATCCTGCTCGACCTCATGATGCCGGTGATGAACGGGGAGGAGTTCCGTGCCGAGCAGCTGCGCGACCCGGCCCTGGCGTCGATCCCGGTCGTGATCCTGTCGGCGCATCCGGGCGCGGAGGAG contains the following coding sequences:
- the dnaE gene encoding DNA polymerase III subunit alpha; this translates as ADLVAVLALYRPGPLDAKLDDGRTMAEVFIQRKCGKEPVRYLHPALEPILADTYGVIVYQEQVMQIAQALAGYSLGDADNLRRAMGKKKKEYMALERERFLAGVKQRGTAEVRLAGEIFDQMETFAAYGFNKSHSAAYALITYQTAYLKAHYPTEFMAGLLSLEAGDVDATYKNIAACRERGIAILPPDVNASREDFTAAGDTIRFGLGAVKGVGSKAIEAILAARDEGPFTSMADFSLRVRGQLVNRRVIENLLKCGAFDSVERNRARLLAGLDEVMRWAASRAEERASTQIGLFGTTAEAVSPPPLPAVVPWPADEELSAEREAIGFFITGHPLDRYEQDLRRFTTATTATLRTRGRELAPGEGERNGRPDTRPRVKLGGVIHSLRLKNSRKGDRYATFVLEDREGVVEVIAWPDTYRRHEAVVQGGAPVVVAGALEISDERCQVIADEILPLARAHAEAIRQVHVRVPLAALERDALATLREVLAAHPGPCDAFLHLECTDESETVLALPASLRVAAGGEIVPAVERVLGAGVMSFR
- a CDS encoding trypsin-like peptidase domain-containing protein, coding for MSLLPRGYLDTTVAIEAVHGDGEAMRYRTVGTGFFIGLDYGDRSAAGAENYRLFLVTNRHVLAGRDDLLIRVNTREGAARRVRLALKGGGSRSWEVHPDERVDVAVVLINARVLLEAGMELGYFRPADMAFVSTMKERDIGPGEELFVLGFPMGMSGLERNYVIARAGMIARFDDEILATSRTFLIDAAVFPGSSGGPVIVKPRSDSLAGGRPIDQAYLVGMVRSYLPYEEIAYSLQTDPPTPRMVFTENSGLADVIPMDCVKEAADALASRRSTPAA
- a CDS encoding response regulator; the encoded protein is MADDTNDAATTVLVVEDDFDLRDALVPILEYEGHRVVSAANGREALDWLHAMPPPSLILLDLMMPVMNGEEFRAEQLRDPALASIPVVILSAHPGAEERASHLGAAACLKKPFDIEDLLVQVRRASRGPVAAVIPSPTPTRRPRP